One segment of Macrotis lagotis isolate mMagLag1 chromosome 1, bilby.v1.9.chrom.fasta, whole genome shotgun sequence DNA contains the following:
- the LOC141513756 gene encoding small ribosomal subunit protein uS8-like: MVCMNVLADALKSINNAEKRGKRQVLIRPCSKVIVRFLTVMMKHGYIGEFEITDDHRAGKIVVNLTGRLKKCGVISPKFDVQLEDLEKWQNNMLPSRQFVFIVLTTSAGIMDHEEARGKHTGGKILGFFF, from the coding sequence ATGGTGTGCATGAATGTCCTGGCAGATGCTCTCAAAAGCATCAACAATGCAGAAAAGCGAGGAAAACGCCAGGTTCTCATTAGGCCATGCTCTAAAGTAATCGTCCGGTTCTTAACTGTGATGATGAAGCATGGTTACATTGGCGAATTTGAGATCACTGATGATCATAGAGCAGGAAAAATTGTTGTGAACCTCACAGGCAGATTAAAAAAGTGTGGTGTAATCAGCCCCAAATTTGATGTTCAATTGGAAGATCTGGAAAAATGGCAGAATAATATGCTACCATCCCGTCAGTTTGTGTTCATTGTGCTTACAACCTCAGCTGGCATCATGGACCATGAGGAAGCAAGAGGAAAACACACAGGAGGAAAAATCCTGGGATTCTTTTTCTAA